tgcaactccagaggagttacatgcgcgttgccgaccctaaacccgccccccctcgttgagctctggcaaccttactcaccggaaggaacacaacactatgagcagggtctagtgttatttggctgctgttttctgtaaggtggaggtacttctccagttggtctctgctctagatctggaatgacatccactggctgtgccctaccacacaaagcgagatgacattcacaatgcccatacctctcttttggacgtagtttaaggacgtacccgggtccgggagGTATagacttgaaggaactgtcatagaAAACATCATTGGACGTGAGAGGTATAAtaactgtttatattttattaacgcAATCATAACAATGGTTTAGAATTTTGACTTAGAAATTACGGAAATTCATTATCTAATTACGGTATAATAATTGTTAAATCAATGTTCTTCTTTtctctgcacacgacacgtcactgtattatataatatcatctaaCTTGGTCGGGGTCACTCAGGTTCAAAATACGTTGGTGATCACGATCAGTCACAATTGTTTACACACGTAGTTATAAGTATTGGTTTATGAGGACGAAAATTGCTTGAAATTTTATCGAAATGGGGAATTCAGACCAATTCAGTATGAAGGCGGTTACGCCTTataaacttcttcttcctcgcgttgtcccggcatttgccacggctcatgggagcctggggtccgcttgacaactaatcccaagatttggcgtaggcactagtttacGTTTAGCACTAGTTTAGTTACGCCTTATaaacaacatattttatttaagaagaCGCAGCTGAATTGTCTAACTTAGGCAACGTTTGCGTCTTCGGGGAATGGCACACTGCATCGGATTTGCGCGTCGCTCCGACGTGCGAGCGAGActtcgctataatacgcgcctAGCGTTTTTTCGCTCAATTTCTGGAGCGACGTGCGATTCGGACGCAGTGCGCAGATGTTCCCCTTTATCATCCGAAGTTAACCCAAATACAAGTTCTCATAGTCGGTAGTTGTTCATGAGGTCTAACGATTTCAGAGCACGTAATATTGTTGAAACCTGAAGTAGTTAGATCTCACAAGCGACTGATTCCTTTAGACATAAAACTTTATAGCTATTAAggtgtgataaaataatgtGTGAAATGGTTTGAATGCAGTGTACAGTCAGCCGCAGTTGTATCTAAGCGCGCAAGGTGTTCAAAACGATATCTACACGCTGTTATTTTGTTAACAATAAAGTTATGTTCCGATTTTATTGAACCCCTCACCCGCTTAGATACCAACTTCCGCTCTGTACCTAATTTTGCAACAGAATTAAACGACTTTTCAAGTGCTTGTTCAACTTTGCGTTTTGGACACAGGAGCGGACCGTATTTCTGAAACCAACTGTAGGTACATTTAAAAGAATATTGAAAAGCACTGTTCAAGTATAGCGTATGCAGCAATTTAGTTGTTGAGGAAGTGAGTAAACATTTTCTGCTTtacatattgttattattaatgtaAAGAGAAATTAAAGAGACTTGATTTAAATGACTCACTTTTATTTTGAACCATACAGCAATCAGTGTCGTGTTACGAATTTTCTTTACCTTGAATACCTTGTCTTCTTCTAGCTTCAAGGCTTtggatcatattttcatatcaaAAAGTTGACTTGATACAAATACCAACGAACAGCAACGTCGCACGAAGAATTGCGTAGATCAAAGGCGTAGATTGACCCGCCATATGCCGCCTATGATGCAGCAGCCATTGCCACTACGCAAACGGAACTGCAATATAATTATTGCATATTGCTATATCGCAATTTTATaagagcgatagagataggaaatgGCAAATAATTTTGTGCTTAACATCCTTTCTGTactgtcacgtctgaaaacatcgacacgatcgaagtgtcaaaaatatgtatacacgaccgtatggcccatatattagggtagtgtatacatatttttggcacttggtccgtatcgatatttacagacgtgaccgtaccataatattgcatggtcacccaacttacataagAATGTAAAGTTTTAGCTCAAACGAATAATGAAAAGTAGTCATTTAGCTTTAATATTGCAtggtcacccaacttacataagAATGTAAAGTTTCCGCTCAAACGAATAATTAAAAGTAGTCATTTAGCTTTAATATTGCAtggtcacccaacttacataagAATGTAAAGTTACAGCTCAAACGAATAATGAAAAATAGtcatttagttttaatattgcatggtcacccaacttacataagAATGTAAAGTTTCAGCTCAAATGAATAATGAAAAGTAGTCATTTAGCTTTAATATTGCAtggtcacccaacttacataagAATGTAAAGTTTCAGCTCAAACGAATAATGAAAAGTAGTCATTTAGCTAGCCAGATTTAATTACATACAGTCAACGAGACCggagaaactaaataaaagattgtaaaaaATGACTCTGAATTTGCGTCACAGGCTAAAAGTTTCACACCTAAGCTGATTTTCACTTAGTTGACGTTACGGCCATTTGATTCATTTCATTCACGCCAGCTTTGTTAAATTAAGCTAGATTATATCTTAATCTCGCGCTGATGACATCAAGTGGATTTGATGACGGAGACCTTAGGTGGCCGCAGAAACTAATAGGTGATAAAGatcatataaaaattataaaacgaCGACACCTTTtcgataaaactaaaaataatttattcgatttcttGTATCATCATCCCTCTTTTCTGCTATTGATTACTGGCATACATTTAAGGCACAATGCTTTTAAATACGAAATGAATATCAACGTGACATTtgaataacattcaagtgacgtTAGGTGTATAAAATTAACAAGTATGGATGAAACTAAAAATGAATCTTAGGTCCTAAATAACATATACTCCTTATCCTTTTAGAACATGCCAAaattattgtgtaattaatttctTTAACCAATTATGAGATGCGGTATCAAATATGGACACACACTGGCAAATTGTGGTGGCATTTGACTGAAAATGTGTCGCTAACTAAGATTCTTCTGCGAAAAAATCAATGTAAGTTACCAAAGTTGTGTGTAGTTATGTGTGTGTAATTTGAATAATTAGAGCCAAATATCTTAAGCCATACTCATTCTGGACATAGCTCTGTAAAGTTTTTACCAAGACATAGTGATAAAGATTTGCGATGAGTACCTATAGAAGTGAGAATGGTAAGATACTTTATCTAATGTTTGTTAAAAATGTCACGTGTAacaatacctacttactaaCGTGCCTTATGCTGAAAAGAGGTTAAACGAGATTAAGAGAACTGAAATCATGATATTTAGTCACATTTAGAAGGTCGTGTGATGTGGCCTGTCCGACAATATAAAAACCCCTTTATTCATGTTACAGCATTGGCCCCTAGTTCATTACTGACCAGAAACTTCAGCAACGATTCCCTAAAACTCCCGTCCGCTGCGACTCTGTTGCAAAATGATGAAAAGGGGACGGTCGTGTTGCTCGGCACCGTGCACTTTAGCAAAAATTCCGTAGAGGATGTATCCGaggtataataaattattttttgactcTTGTAGGTTTTACCTACGTAGTTTATCCCTCTTCAAAATGTGGCCCACTAATCGTTCTTtttgctatttattttaaaatattggaTTTTTATTTGCTTAGATAGTGAAAGTTTTGAATCCGAACGGAATTTTGGTGGAATTATGCCGGCAAAGAGTTTCGTTATTGGAGCTAGACGAGAAAAAGTTCATAGAGGATGCCAAAAAATTCGACGCAGCCAAAATGAAGTAAGTATCAATTCTGCACTTTACGTCGTAACTTAAAAGTTAGGCGTGAAATTATAGGTAAATAGTATAGTAGGTAAAGTACGTCGGTATTGTAGAGACCCCTAACTACCTTTAGTTGGTACAATATCTTGTAcaaaataaggttcaaaattcAATAGCAAAACTTAAGATTCTTTAAAGATATTTCATGTGTTTCCgaagtttaaaatttaggtaataacaattattttgcTGCAGACAAGCCATGAAAGGGCAGAACGTTGTGTCCGGCATGCTGCACGGCATGTTGCTCAAGACATACGCTGATATAGCGAAGGAACTGGGTGTGGCGCCAGGCGGCGAATTCCGCAGGGCCTACCATGAAGTACACCTctttttaccattttttattaattaacgaTAATTACATATAAGTATTTCACCATCATAATctcttttgtacctacttagaaATTTAGGTACGGTAAATTATCTAACCTTCGAAAGGGCTTGGGTTGGGAAGGATGCGTGACGAGGCATACCTACATGCGGGTATAAACTGAAACCCTTTAGGTACTATCGCTGCTTTAGCTTATCTAAATAAGCTCCTCCTAAGGATGCTAAAACAACCGATCACGCGCTGCTCATCCATCGGCTTCCTATAGGGATATCATACGCTGCTACCTTACTTACTACAATAATTTTTATATCATGACGTCTTTAACTTTTCAGATGCAGAAAATACCAGGTTGCAAACTGTATCTTGGTGATAGACCCATCCAAATAACGATAGCCAGAGCATTTCAGTCGTTAAGCGTATTTGAGCTCGGCCAAGTGCTATATCATTTAACGTCATCAAGCCAATCGAAACCGTTAGAGTATGTATTTGTTTAAGTACCGACTCgttattatttgatttataaatTCAATACATAACAAAAAGCAGCAGATAGGTAGTGCTTTTGCGAACCTACAAAACCCTTTATCTCCATTCTCCATTTCTTACGCCATACCTACGCAGGCGAGTGATGTACTCAGGGTAATAACCAATGGGCCAGTTGACTTCCTTTTCTAACTAAAACAACGACAACCATGAGAAATCGATCAAAGAACAAACTTCTGTGAAAACATTGTACATTCATTGGGGTTGGAAATAACAGTCTAGTTAGATCATGGTTATTTAGTAATTGTTGCCTGTTTGGACTCAGTGTGCGTAAACATAGCTGCATAGAAACAATGAAACGGGTCACACATAAGCGTGTGACCCGTATATAGTGTATAATTTTGAACATATTTACAGCAAG
This portion of the Cydia pomonella isolate Wapato2018A chromosome 7, ilCydPomo1, whole genome shotgun sequence genome encodes:
- the LOC133519915 gene encoding traB domain-containing protein-like isoform X1, yielding MRYQIWTHTGKLWWHLTENVSLTKILLRKNQSLAPSSLLTRNFSNDSLKLPSAATLLQNDEKGTVVLLGTVHFSKNSVEDVSEIVKVLNPNGILVELCRQRVSLLELDEKKFIEDAKKFDAAKMKQAMKGQNVVSGMLHGMLLKTYADIAKELGVAPGGEFRRAYHEMQKIPGCKLYLGDRPIQITIARAFQSLSVFELGQVLYHLTSSSQSKPLDKHALEKYKDKDFVAAQFEEITRDVPAFKKIFHVFVDERDRCLAYSLQECVRNVTKNPRVLAVVGMGHVDGIIKYYGHMRQEDIIPLLRIPQPPLYSVLFWNGLKYTVYFLVFSFFYRLIFG
- the LOC133519915 gene encoding traB domain-containing protein-like isoform X2, with protein sequence MRYQIWTHTGKLWWHLTENVSLTKILLRKNQSLAPSSLLTRNFSNDSLKLPSAATLLQNDEKGTVVLLGTVHFSKNSVEDVSEIVKVLNPNGILVELCRQRVSLLELDEKKFIEDAKKFDAAKMKQAMKGQNVVSGMLHGMLLKTYADIAKELGVAPGGEFRRAYHEMQKIPGCKLYLGDRPIQITIARAFQSLSVFELGQVLYHLTSSSQSKPLDKHALEKYKDKDFVAAQFEEITRDVPAFKKIFHVFVDERDRCLAYSLQECVRNVTKNPRVLAVVGMGHVDGIIKYYGHMRQEDIIPLLST